From the genome of Caloenas nicobarica isolate bCalNic1 chromosome 14, bCalNic1.hap1, whole genome shotgun sequence, one region includes:
- the COPS3 gene encoding COP9 signalosome complex subunit 3 isoform X2, translating into MTQLCELINKSGELLAKNLSHLDTVLGALDVQEHSLGVLAVLFVKFSMPSIPDFETLFSQVQLFISTCNGEHIRYATDTFAGLCHQLTNALVERKQPLRGISILRQAIDKMQMNTNQLTSIHADLCQLCLLAKCFKPALPYLDVDMMDICKENGAYDAKHFLCYYYYGGMIYTGLKNFERALYFYEQAITTPAMAVSHIMLESYKKYILVSLILLGKVQQLPKYTSQIVGRFIKPLSNAYHELAQVYSTNKPSELRNLVNKHSETFTRDNNMGLVKQCLSSLYKKNIQRLTKTFLTLSLQDMASRVQLSGPQEAEKYVLHMIEDGEIFASINQKDGMVCFHDNPEKYNNPAMLHNIDQEMLKCIELDERLKAMDQEITVNPQFVQKSMGSQEDDSGTKPSSYS; encoded by the exons ATGACCCAGCTTTGTGAACTGATCAATAAAAGCGGAGAACTGCTAGCAAAAAATCTTTCCCATCTGGATACAGTGCTTGGTGCCCTGGATGTGCAGGAACACTCGTTAGGCGTTCTTGCTGTCTT gttcGTGAAGTTTTCTATGCCCAGCATCCCTGACTTCGAAACGTTATTCTCACAGGTGCAGCTCTTTATCAGCACTTGTAATGGAGAACACATTAGATACGCAACAGACACTT tTGCTGGCCTGTGCCACCAGTTAACAAATGCCCTTGTGGAGAGAAAACAG CCCCTGCGAGGAATTAGCATTCTCAGACAAGCCATAGACAAGATGCAGATGAACACAAACCAGCTGACCTCAATACACGCAGATCTCTGCCAG ctCTGTTTGTTAGCAAAATGCTTTAAACCTGCCCTCCCGTATCTAGATGTGGACATGATGGATATTTGTAAAGAGAATGGGGCATATGATGCGAAGCACTTTTTATGTTACTACTACTATGGTGGGATGATATACACTGGGCTAAAGAACTTTGAAAGAGCACTCTACTTTTATGAACAG GCAATAACTACTCCAGCCATGGCAGTCAGTCATATTATGTTGGAATCATATAAAAAGTATATCCTAGTTTCTTTGATACTACTCGGCAAAGTTCAGCAGCTACCAAAATACACTTCCCAGATAGTCGGTCGATTCATTAAG CCCCTTAGCAATGCTTACCATGAATTAGCGCAAGTTTATTCAACCAATAAACCCTCGGAGCTTCGAAATCTGGTGAACAAACACAGTGAAACATTCACAAGGGATAACAATATGGGGCTGGTTAAGCAATGCTTGTCATCTCTCTACAAAAAGAATATTCAGAGGCTAACCAAG ACATTTTTAACATTGTCATTACAAGACATGGCAAGTCGAGTGCAGTTGTCGGGGCcccaagaagcagaaaaatacgTCCTCCACATG ATAGAAGATGGTGAAATCTTTGCAAGTATTAATCAGAAAGATGGTATGGTCTGTTTCCATGATAATCCTGAAAAATATAACAATCCAGCGATGCTTCATAACATTGATCAGGAG atgctGAAATGTATAGAGCTGGATGAACGACTGAAAGCCATGGATCAAGAGATCACTGTGAACCCTCAGTTTGTGCAGAAG AGTATGGGCTCTCAAGAAGATGACTCAGGGACCAAACCATCCAGTTATTCCTGA
- the COPS3 gene encoding COP9 signalosome complex subunit 3 isoform X1 has product MASALEQFVNSVRQLSAQGQMTQLCELINKSGELLAKNLSHLDTVLGALDVQEHSLGVLAVLFVKFSMPSIPDFETLFSQVQLFISTCNGEHIRYATDTFAGLCHQLTNALVERKQPLRGISILRQAIDKMQMNTNQLTSIHADLCQLCLLAKCFKPALPYLDVDMMDICKENGAYDAKHFLCYYYYGGMIYTGLKNFERALYFYEQAITTPAMAVSHIMLESYKKYILVSLILLGKVQQLPKYTSQIVGRFIKPLSNAYHELAQVYSTNKPSELRNLVNKHSETFTRDNNMGLVKQCLSSLYKKNIQRLTKTFLTLSLQDMASRVQLSGPQEAEKYVLHMIEDGEIFASINQKDGMVCFHDNPEKYNNPAMLHNIDQEMLKCIELDERLKAMDQEITVNPQFVQKSMGSQEDDSGTKPSSYS; this is encoded by the exons ATGGCGTCGGCCCTGGAGCAGTTCGTCAACAGCGTCCGGCAGCTCTCGGCCCAAG GGCAAATGACCCAGCTTTGTGAACTGATCAATAAAAGCGGAGAACTGCTAGCAAAAAATCTTTCCCATCTGGATACAGTGCTTGGTGCCCTGGATGTGCAGGAACACTCGTTAGGCGTTCTTGCTGTCTT gttcGTGAAGTTTTCTATGCCCAGCATCCCTGACTTCGAAACGTTATTCTCACAGGTGCAGCTCTTTATCAGCACTTGTAATGGAGAACACATTAGATACGCAACAGACACTT tTGCTGGCCTGTGCCACCAGTTAACAAATGCCCTTGTGGAGAGAAAACAG CCCCTGCGAGGAATTAGCATTCTCAGACAAGCCATAGACAAGATGCAGATGAACACAAACCAGCTGACCTCAATACACGCAGATCTCTGCCAG ctCTGTTTGTTAGCAAAATGCTTTAAACCTGCCCTCCCGTATCTAGATGTGGACATGATGGATATTTGTAAAGAGAATGGGGCATATGATGCGAAGCACTTTTTATGTTACTACTACTATGGTGGGATGATATACACTGGGCTAAAGAACTTTGAAAGAGCACTCTACTTTTATGAACAG GCAATAACTACTCCAGCCATGGCAGTCAGTCATATTATGTTGGAATCATATAAAAAGTATATCCTAGTTTCTTTGATACTACTCGGCAAAGTTCAGCAGCTACCAAAATACACTTCCCAGATAGTCGGTCGATTCATTAAG CCCCTTAGCAATGCTTACCATGAATTAGCGCAAGTTTATTCAACCAATAAACCCTCGGAGCTTCGAAATCTGGTGAACAAACACAGTGAAACATTCACAAGGGATAACAATATGGGGCTGGTTAAGCAATGCTTGTCATCTCTCTACAAAAAGAATATTCAGAGGCTAACCAAG ACATTTTTAACATTGTCATTACAAGACATGGCAAGTCGAGTGCAGTTGTCGGGGCcccaagaagcagaaaaatacgTCCTCCACATG ATAGAAGATGGTGAAATCTTTGCAAGTATTAATCAGAAAGATGGTATGGTCTGTTTCCATGATAATCCTGAAAAATATAACAATCCAGCGATGCTTCATAACATTGATCAGGAG atgctGAAATGTATAGAGCTGGATGAACGACTGAAAGCCATGGATCAAGAGATCACTGTGAACCCTCAGTTTGTGCAGAAG AGTATGGGCTCTCAAGAAGATGACTCAGGGACCAAACCATCCAGTTATTCCTGA
- the NT5M gene encoding 5'(3')-deoxyribonucleotidase, mitochondrial — MILLSSFLHLRPRRCGPLAGLGRGLVPAGGSRRALRVLVDMDGVLADFEGGFLKKFRARYPDKPYIALEDRRGFWVSEQYGHLGPELSEKAISIWESKNFFIELDPIPGAVEAVKQMANLADTDVFICTSPIKKYRYCPYEKYAWVEKHFGPEFLEQIVLTRDKTVVSADLLIDDRPDITGAEQNPSWEHVLFTACHNKHLQLQPPRRRLQSWADDWKAILDSKRLPPGQAT, encoded by the exons ATGATTTTGCTGAGCAGCTTCTTGCACTTGCGGCCTCGGCGCTGCGGCCccttggcagggctgggcagggggctggtCCCCGCGGGGGGGTCCCGCAGGGCTCTGCGGGTGCTGGTGGACATGGACGGGGTGCTGGCTGACTTCGAGGGAGGCTTCCTCAAGAAGTTCAGGGCCAGGTACCCCGACAAGCCCTACATTGCCCTGGAGGACCGGAGGGGCTTCTGGGTGTCGGAGCAATACGGGCATCTGGGACCTGAGCTGAGT GAGAAAGCCATCAGCATCTGGGAATCCAAGAACTTCTTCATCGAGCTGGACCCAATCCCTGGGGCTGTGGAAGCAGTGAAGCAAATGGCAAATTTGGCAGA CACTGATGTGTTCATCTGCACAAGCCCGATCAAGAAGTACCGCTACTGCCCTTACGAGAAG TACGCCTGGGTGGAGAAGCACTTCGGTCCTGAGTTTCTTGAGCAGATCGTTTTGACACGAGATAAGACGGTGGTTTCTGCTGACCTGCTCATAGACGACAGACCTGATATAACAG GCGCCGAGCAGAACCCCAGCTGGGAGCACGTGCTCTTCACGGCCTGCCACAACAagcacctgcagctgcagcccccccgccgCAGGCTGCAGTCCTGGGCCGATGACTGGAAGGCCATTCTGGACAGCAAACGTCTCCCACCCGGCCAGGCCACCTAA